In Arthrobacter sp. StoSoilB5, one genomic interval encodes:
- the yidD gene encoding membrane protein insertion efficiency factor YidD, with product MVPSRNLPAVVGTFLWELPRNILILLLKTYRKVISPLYGQVCRFFPSCSAYALEAITVHGAVKGSWLAAKRLAKCHPWNAGGVDHVPAGHRHWPEGQTPTIVVLNNPDQFLAAQADEEGRTAA from the coding sequence ATGGTTCCATCAAGGAATCTGCCGGCGGTGGTTGGCACATTCCTCTGGGAACTGCCCCGCAACATCCTTATTCTTTTGCTCAAGACGTACCGCAAGGTCATCTCGCCCCTGTACGGCCAGGTCTGCCGTTTCTTTCCTTCCTGCTCCGCGTACGCGCTGGAAGCAATAACGGTGCACGGCGCCGTGAAGGGTAGCTGGCTCGCAGCCAAAAGGCTCGCCAAATGCCATCCCTGGAACGCTGGTGGAGTGGACCATGTCCCCGCCGGTCACCGTCATTGGCCCGAAGGCCAGACGCCCACAATTGTTGTACTGAACAATCCGGACCAGTTCCTGGCTGCTCAGGCTGATGAAGAAGGCCGCACTGCGGCCTAA
- the rnpA gene encoding ribonuclease P protein component, giving the protein MLATPNRLRTSTDFSTTVRSGVRNGRRNLVLYTAPIGAAEPSRIGFIVSKAVGNAVTRNLVKRRLREAGALSLHTHGTGLAVVVRALPAAASASWEQLLSDYNAALAVTTKRLGGSAPRSASLDHNGTTREGTPRA; this is encoded by the coding sequence GTGCTAGCCACCCCTAACCGTCTGCGGACGTCTACCGACTTTTCAACAACTGTACGTTCCGGCGTCCGCAATGGACGCCGGAACTTAGTGTTATATACGGCCCCTATTGGGGCCGCGGAGCCGAGTCGAATCGGCTTCATTGTCTCCAAAGCCGTCGGGAACGCCGTGACCAGGAACCTCGTTAAGAGGAGACTGAGAGAAGCAGGCGCACTGTCCTTGCACACGCATGGAACGGGCCTGGCGGTAGTGGTCCGGGCATTGCCCGCAGCTGCATCTGCCAGCTGGGAGCAACTGCTCTCGGACTACAACGCCGCATTGGCAGTGACGACGAAGCGACTGGGTGGCTCAGCTCCACGCAGCGCTTCGCTGGACCACAACGGCACCACAAGGGAAGGGACACCGCGTGCATGA
- the rpmH gene encoding 50S ribosomal protein L34 — protein MSKRTFQPNNRRRAKKHGFRLRMRTRAGRAILAARRGKGRVELSA, from the coding sequence GTGAGCAAGCGGACTTTTCAGCCGAATAACCGCCGTCGGGCCAAGAAGCACGGCTTCCGCCTTCGTATGCGCACCCGTGCCGGCCGCGCCATCCTGGCTGCACGTCGCGGCAAGGGCCGCGTCGAACTGTCGGCGTAA